The following coding sequences lie in one Mesorhizobium sp. DCY119 genomic window:
- a CDS encoding succinylglutamate desuccinylase/aspartoacylase family protein, which produces MQKTIETIKGNDDGANYEFPVFRIAGSSPDAPSAYIQAALHSDELPGVVAIDALMPKLRKAEVEGRIRGTLTIVPRANPVGRAQQFFGSPQGRFHLGTRTNFNRDFPLIGRPDAGLLPGDEKPMNADQQLKARLLKLSLGHDIVLDLHCDDEGLPYLYIQKELWPAMADCAACMGVDAVILWSDASGASFDEAALYPYLQLPAGEAKLERRAVTTVEYRGILDVDAGHAQADAEGLYRLLVARGVVEDKSVATVTEFKGEVAPIDHIDMVPSPCAGAVLYDVKPGDRVTAGQRIATIITAPGEEGGRVEVLAPQAGFILTRRASRATLAGGDLVKLVGDRRSTDARSGALEA; this is translated from the coding sequence ATGCAGAAAACGATCGAGACGATAAAGGGCAATGACGACGGGGCGAACTATGAATTTCCCGTCTTTCGCATCGCCGGTTCATCGCCGGACGCGCCGTCGGCCTATATCCAGGCAGCCCTGCACAGCGATGAACTGCCTGGCGTGGTGGCGATCGATGCGCTGATGCCGAAGCTGCGCAAGGCCGAAGTCGAAGGCCGGATACGCGGCACGCTGACCATCGTGCCGCGCGCCAATCCGGTCGGCCGGGCGCAGCAGTTTTTCGGCTCACCCCAGGGCCGTTTCCATCTCGGCACGCGAACCAATTTCAACCGCGACTTCCCCCTGATCGGCCGTCCGGATGCCGGCCTGCTGCCCGGCGACGAAAAGCCTATGAACGCAGACCAGCAGCTCAAGGCCCGGCTGCTGAAACTGTCGCTCGGGCACGACATCGTGCTTGACCTTCACTGCGATGACGAAGGCCTGCCCTATCTCTACATCCAGAAGGAACTGTGGCCGGCGATGGCGGATTGCGCCGCCTGCATGGGCGTGGACGCGGTCATATTGTGGAGCGATGCTTCGGGCGCCTCCTTCGACGAGGCAGCGCTCTACCCCTATCTGCAGCTGCCGGCCGGGGAAGCAAAACTGGAGCGGCGCGCCGTGACCACGGTGGAGTATCGCGGCATTCTCGATGTGGACGCCGGTCATGCCCAGGCCGATGCCGAGGGGCTTTATCGGCTGCTGGTGGCGCGCGGTGTGGTCGAGGACAAGTCGGTGGCCACAGTCACGGAATTCAAGGGCGAGGTCGCGCCGATCGATCATATCGACATGGTGCCCTCGCCCTGCGCCGGCGCCGTCCTTTACGATGTAAAACCCGGCGATCGCGTGACGGCCGGCCAGCGCATAGCGACGATCATTACCGCCCCGGGCGAGGAAGGCGGGCGCGTGGAGGTGCTTGCGCCGCAGGCGGGTTTCATCCTGACGCGGCGGGCCTCGCGCGCGACGCTGGCGGGGGGCGATCTGGTCAAGCTGGTGGGCGACCGTCGCAGCACTGATGCGCGATCAGGCGCGCTGGAGGCTTAG
- a CDS encoding ABC transporter ATP-binding protein, whose protein sequence is MAHIQLKNITKKFGAHTALKGLDLEIQDGEFFVLLGQTGAGKTTTLRLISGLETPTEGNIFIDGIDVGPWGAAERDVALVLQQYSLYPRYTVRENLEFPLKPKIRRLDRAEIDERVNRVAKTLRIEHLLDRKTDRLSGGEMQRVSIGRAIVRKPRVFLMDEPLSALDAKLREALRTELKNLQINLGATFLFVTHDQIEAMSMGDKIGVLNEGHLVQVGTPNEIYNNPLNTFVARSVGSPPMNLIEGELRSGKAVMTQKDFELPFAGATGTSAAEGDRPLVFGIRPEDLHLEAGAPVEARVHDVENHGVEKILTLRVGDTMLRATVPARTDVALEDAVRFAWNPNKVVLFDRASGVSLRHAG, encoded by the coding sequence ATGGCCCATATCCAGCTGAAAAACATCACCAAGAAGTTCGGCGCTCATACCGCGTTGAAGGGCCTCGACCTCGAAATCCAGGATGGCGAATTCTTCGTCCTTCTCGGCCAGACGGGTGCCGGCAAGACGACGACGCTGCGCCTGATCTCCGGTCTCGAAACGCCGACCGAGGGCAACATCTTCATCGACGGCATCGATGTCGGTCCATGGGGCGCGGCTGAGCGCGACGTGGCGCTGGTGCTCCAGCAATACTCGCTCTATCCGCGCTACACCGTGCGCGAAAACCTCGAATTCCCGCTCAAGCCGAAGATCCGCCGCCTCGACCGCGCCGAGATCGACGAGCGCGTCAACCGCGTCGCCAAGACACTGCGCATCGAACACCTGCTCGACCGCAAGACCGACCGTCTCTCCGGCGGCGAAATGCAGCGCGTTTCCATCGGCCGTGCCATCGTGCGCAAGCCGCGCGTCTTCCTGATGGACGAACCGCTGTCGGCGCTCGACGCCAAGCTGCGCGAGGCGCTGCGTACGGAGCTCAAGAACCTGCAGATCAATCTCGGCGCGACCTTCCTGTTCGTCACCCACGATCAGATCGAGGCCATGTCGATGGGCGACAAGATCGGCGTGCTCAACGAAGGCCATCTCGTCCAGGTCGGCACCCCGAACGAAATCTACAACAACCCGCTCAACACCTTCGTTGCCCGCTCCGTCGGCTCACCGCCGATGAACCTGATCGAGGGTGAACTGCGTTCGGGCAAGGCCGTCATGACGCAGAAGGATTTCGAACTGCCTTTCGCGGGGGCGACCGGGACGAGCGCGGCGGAAGGGGACCGCCCGCTCGTCTTCGGTATCCGCCCGGAGGACCTGCATCTGGAAGCCGGCGCGCCGGTGGAAGCCAGGGTACACGATGTCGAAAATCACGGCGTCGAAAAAATCCTGACCTTGCGCGTCGGTGACACCATGTTGCGCGCCACCGTTCCGGCCCGCACCGACGTCGCGCTGGAAGATGCGGTGCGGTTTGCCTGGAACCCGAACAAGGTCGTGCTGTTCGATCGCGCCAGCGGCGTCAGCCTGCGCCACGCCGGCTGA
- a CDS encoding mandelate racemase/muconate lactonizing enzyme family protein: MRIKHVQAWWVRIPIAADRQHRSDFGQVQTFDAAILRIETDDGLVGWGEGKNAAGSAGTYGALVHLLNHEIGPQLIGREAGDIGVIWEMLYNGVRHESAAASGHAMPQLARRGLSIAAISAVDIALWDILGKSLGKPVWQLLGGRKLERMPAYASGGWANAEAIGDQLKSYIDRGGFKAVKMRVGAMDGAPHISAARVRAARKALGPDVEIMVDAHGTYTVAEAKRFINLVSDCDLAWFEEPVIADDKQGMAEVRAAGCVPIATGESEATRYAFRDLAVLKSADIFQPDPAFCGGISEAMKIGTIASAFNLRFAPHLWAGAPCFFAGLHVCAASPASFTIEYSLGANPMIHDLIEETVEARDGMITIPDSPGLGFTVSERFLEAHAQSS; encoded by the coding sequence ATGCGCATAAAGCACGTACAGGCATGGTGGGTCCGCATACCCATCGCAGCAGATCGCCAGCACCGCAGCGATTTCGGGCAGGTTCAAACCTTCGACGCCGCGATCCTGCGCATCGAGACCGACGACGGTCTCGTCGGCTGGGGCGAAGGCAAGAACGCCGCCGGCAGCGCCGGCACCTATGGCGCTCTCGTTCATCTGCTCAACCATGAAATCGGGCCGCAGTTGATCGGCCGCGAGGCCGGCGACATCGGCGTGATCTGGGAGATGCTCTACAACGGCGTGCGGCACGAGTCCGCCGCTGCATCGGGCCACGCCATGCCGCAGCTGGCGCGGCGCGGCCTGTCCATCGCCGCCATCAGCGCCGTCGACATCGCGCTGTGGGACATTCTGGGCAAGTCGCTCGGCAAGCCGGTGTGGCAATTGCTTGGCGGGCGCAAGCTGGAGCGCATGCCCGCTTATGCCTCCGGCGGCTGGGCAAATGCCGAGGCGATCGGCGACCAGCTCAAATCCTATATCGACCGGGGCGGGTTCAAGGCGGTGAAGATGCGCGTCGGCGCCATGGACGGCGCGCCGCATATTTCGGCAGCGCGCGTGCGTGCGGCGCGCAAGGCGTTGGGCCCCGATGTCGAGATCATGGTCGATGCGCATGGCACCTACACGGTGGCCGAAGCGAAGCGCTTCATCAACCTGGTTTCGGACTGCGACCTCGCCTGGTTCGAGGAGCCGGTGATCGCCGACGACAAGCAGGGCATGGCCGAGGTTCGCGCGGCAGGCTGCGTGCCGATCGCGACCGGCGAAAGCGAGGCGACGCGCTATGCCTTCCGCGATCTCGCCGTGCTCAAATCGGCCGATATCTTCCAGCCCGATCCCGCCTTTTGCGGCGGCATCAGCGAGGCGATGAAGATCGGCACGATCGCCAGCGCCTTCAACCTGCGCTTCGCGCCGCATTTGTGGGCGGGAGCGCCCTGCTTCTTTGCCGGGCTTCATGTCTGCGCCGCCTCGCCCGCCAGCTTCACCATCGAATATTCGCTTGGTGCAAATCCGATGATCCATGACCTGATCGAGGAGACGGTCGAGGCCAGGGACGGTATGATCACCATCCCCGATTCTCCCGGTCTGGGGTTCACGGTCTCCGAACGGTTCCTGGAGGCCCACGCACAGAGCAGCTGA
- a CDS encoding FadR/GntR family transcriptional regulator has translation MKEKNLLADLASYLFSCSNAESGRTPSERELAEHFAVSRGQIRESLAILEAMRIVERRAKSGIYLTTRQASVEAMALFAKAGVPLDPIQIYETVELRKIHEIKAAELACSRASEENYERLREILRDSEERLGAGEPLGKLDRDFHLEIVRATQNSVFHKICSVYYLMGEERLPIYFSDPERGRRSHAEHIQIYEALLRRDGNLAQALMSAHLQGAESYWKDLIGGVDGAEGERKPEQA, from the coding sequence ATGAAAGAAAAGAACCTGCTGGCGGACCTCGCCTCCTACCTGTTCTCCTGCTCCAACGCAGAGAGCGGGCGCACGCCCTCGGAGCGCGAGCTGGCCGAGCATTTTGCCGTCAGCCGCGGCCAGATACGGGAATCGCTGGCGATTCTGGAAGCGATGCGCATCGTCGAACGGCGCGCGAAATCCGGCATCTACCTGACGACGCGGCAGGCAAGTGTGGAGGCAATGGCGCTGTTTGCCAAGGCCGGCGTGCCGCTCGATCCGATCCAGATCTACGAGACGGTGGAACTGCGCAAGATCCATGAGATCAAGGCGGCCGAACTCGCCTGTTCGCGCGCCTCCGAGGAAAACTACGAGCGGCTGCGTGAAATCCTCAGGGATTCCGAAGAGCGGCTTGGCGCCGGCGAACCGCTGGGCAAGCTCGACCGCGATTTCCATCTCGAAATCGTGCGGGCGACCCAGAACAGCGTTTTCCACAAGATCTGCAGCGTCTACTATCTGATGGGCGAAGAGCGCCTGCCGATCTATTTCAGCGACCCCGAACGCGGCCGCCGCTCGCATGCCGAGCACATCCAGATCTATGAGGCGCTGCTGCGCCGCGACGGCAACCTTGCCCAGGCATTGATGAGCGCGCATCTGCAAGGCGCCGAGAGCTACTGGAAAGACCTGATCGGCGGCGTCGATGGCGCGGAAGGCGAGCGAAAGCCGGAGCAGGCCTGA
- a CDS encoding hydroxyacid dehydrogenase, translating into MAVIFSTHALHPKATAMLAGHGDLVIASALDDATLVREAENADIVIVRAPLPAALFANAPKLRAAIRHGAGLDMIPVDAATQAGVLVANVPGVNARSVAEHVIFATLALLRRFRIVDADLRAQGWLAGREHANFAGELAGRTMGIIGMGNIGRAVFSIARDGFGIDVIANSRSPKSLPEGARFATVDQLVEESDIVVLCCPLTPETTGLLSRERIGRMKPGALLVNVSRGPVVDDDALIKALRNSAIGGVALDVFSTQPLPPDHPYFSFPNVIVTPHMAGITEESMQRMGTGAASEAIRVLGGELPVNLRNPEVVEHYRQRFAG; encoded by the coding sequence ATGGCGGTCATCTTTTCCACCCACGCCCTGCATCCGAAGGCAACCGCAATGCTTGCCGGGCATGGCGATCTGGTCATCGCCTCGGCGCTGGATGATGCGACTTTGGTGCGTGAAGCGGAAAATGCCGACATCGTCATCGTGCGCGCGCCGCTGCCCGCTGCCCTTTTTGCGAACGCACCAAAGCTGCGCGCGGCCATCCGCCATGGCGCCGGGCTCGACATGATCCCGGTCGACGCCGCGACGCAGGCCGGCGTGCTGGTCGCCAATGTGCCAGGCGTCAATGCCCGCTCGGTTGCCGAGCACGTCATCTTCGCGACGCTGGCGCTGCTGCGCCGCTTCCGTATCGTAGATGCCGACCTGCGCGCGCAAGGCTGGCTTGCCGGGCGCGAACACGCCAATTTCGCCGGCGAACTTGCGGGCCGCACGATGGGCATCATCGGCATGGGCAATATCGGGCGGGCGGTCTTTTCCATCGCCCGCGACGGCTTCGGGATCGACGTGATCGCCAACAGCCGCAGTCCGAAAAGCCTGCCGGAAGGAGCGCGTTTCGCCACCGTCGACCAGCTTGTCGAGGAGAGCGACATTGTCGTGCTCTGCTGCCCGCTGACGCCCGAGACGACGGGACTGTTGAGCCGCGAGCGCATCGGCCGCATGAAGCCGGGAGCGCTTCTGGTCAACGTCTCGCGCGGACCGGTGGTCGATGACGACGCACTGATCAAGGCGCTGCGCAACAGTGCCATCGGCGGCGTTGCGCTCGATGTTTTCTCGACCCAGCCGCTGCCACCGGACCATCCCTATTTTTCGTTCCCGAATGTGATCGTCACGCCGCATATGGCCGGCATCACCGAAGAGAGCATGCAGCGCATGGGCACCGGCGCGGCGTCCGAGGCAATCCGTGTGCTTGGCGGCGAGCTGCCGGTCAATCTGCGCAACCCGGAGGTGGTAGAGCATTATCGGCAGCGGTTTGCGGGGTGA
- a CDS encoding sugar phosphate isomerase/epimerase: MHLSTHNWMRAEPLAKTLARIKKYGYESIEISGEPTQYDVKETRALLKEHGIRCWGAVTLTLGERNLAAKDEGQRARSVDYVKSVITMVSELDGEIITLVPATVGKVVPDGTEEEEWKWVVDATRECFAHAQKKGVRIAVEPLNRFETYFFNRAAQALALADAVSPECGVCLDAFHLNIEEENMYDAIRLAGKRLFDFHVADNNRFAAGLGQLDWPKIIGTLKEIGYDGAVTNEFVAPVDRTPANKYPTMVERNPVDIPPEQLKFIQDHGSSLLTEDFYADQMRITAETILPLIK; this comes from the coding sequence ATGCATCTTTCGACGCATAACTGGATGCGCGCCGAGCCGCTGGCCAAGACGCTCGCGCGGATCAAGAAATACGGTTACGAGAGCATCGAAATCTCCGGCGAGCCGACGCAGTACGACGTCAAGGAAACACGCGCCCTGCTCAAGGAGCATGGCATACGCTGCTGGGGTGCGGTGACGCTGACGCTTGGCGAGCGCAATCTCGCTGCGAAAGACGAAGGCCAGCGCGCGCGTTCGGTCGATTACGTCAAGAGCGTCATCACCATGGTCAGCGAACTCGACGGCGAGATCATCACGCTGGTGCCGGCGACGGTCGGCAAGGTGGTGCCGGACGGCACCGAGGAAGAGGAGTGGAAATGGGTGGTGGACGCCACCCGCGAGTGCTTTGCCCATGCGCAGAAGAAGGGCGTGCGGATCGCGGTGGAACCGCTGAACCGCTTCGAGACCTATTTTTTCAACCGTGCGGCGCAGGCATTGGCGCTGGCCGACGCAGTCAGCCCGGAATGCGGCGTATGCCTCGATGCTTTCCACCTCAATATCGAGGAAGAGAACATGTATGACGCCATCCGGCTCGCCGGAAAGCGTCTGTTCGACTTCCACGTCGCCGACAACAACCGCTTCGCTGCCGGTCTCGGCCAGCTCGACTGGCCGAAGATCATCGGCACGCTGAAAGAGATCGGCTATGACGGCGCCGTCACCAACGAGTTCGTCGCGCCCGTCGACCGCACGCCGGCCAACAAATACCCGACGATGGTGGAGCGCAATCCGGTCGACATTCCGCCGGAGCAGCTCAAATTCATCCAGGATCACGGCTCGAGCCTTCTGACCGAAGACTTCTATGCCGACCAGATGCGCATTACGGCGGAAACCATTCTGCCGCTGATCAAGTAG
- a CDS encoding amidase has product MPSSRDRLEAILARLSMRAAEERVFTKLYPEAARAAADASDARRKAGVSLGPLDGKIVSIKDLFDVAGEPTLAGSAIRRDAPPAERDAVVVRRLRQAGAVIIGKTAMTEFAFTAVGINPHFGTPGNAADPARIPGGSSSGAGVSAAEGTSEIAIGSDTGGSVRIPAALNGVVGFKPTAGRVPLDGVFPLSFSLDSVGPLARTVADCALADAIMASGEPATLAPLPLAGLRLGVPKGRLLEGLEPAVASGFQRSLNLLEKAGARLIDHAIDDLVDAMIDATKDGTIAGIEAASVHADWLADPKIAAQVEPRVAGPLARRLSVSASAYIRLIKRRNELARAMDARLAPLDVLALPTVPIVAPEIAPLENDRALQDRADGLLLRNPQVANQFDLTSISLPMPGMSLPAGLMLFARHGHDHRLLAIAATVEAVLG; this is encoded by the coding sequence ATGCCTTCATCACGCGACCGCCTCGAGGCCATCCTTGCCCGCCTGTCCATGCGCGCCGCCGAAGAGCGCGTCTTCACCAAGCTTTATCCCGAGGCCGCACGCGCAGCCGCCGATGCCTCGGATGCACGCCGCAAGGCGGGCGTCTCGCTCGGGCCGCTGGATGGAAAAATCGTTTCGATCAAGGACCTGTTCGACGTCGCCGGCGAGCCCACCCTTGCCGGCTCCGCCATCCGCCGCGATGCGCCGCCGGCAGAGCGGGACGCCGTGGTCGTGCGCCGTCTCCGTCAGGCCGGCGCGGTCATCATCGGCAAGACGGCCATGACCGAATTCGCCTTCACCGCCGTCGGCATCAATCCGCATTTCGGCACGCCGGGCAACGCCGCCGATCCGGCCCGCATCCCCGGCGGCTCGTCTTCGGGCGCCGGCGTTTCGGCAGCCGAAGGCACCAGCGAAATCGCCATCGGCTCGGACACCGGCGGCTCCGTGCGCATCCCGGCAGCCCTCAACGGCGTCGTCGGCTTCAAGCCGACGGCTGGCCGCGTGCCGCTCGACGGCGTCTTCCCGCTGTCCTTCTCGCTGGATTCTGTCGGCCCGCTGGCCAGGACCGTCGCGGATTGCGCGCTGGCCGACGCTATCATGGCGAGCGGCGAACCCGCCACGCTTGCTCCTTTGCCGCTTGCAGGCCTGCGCCTGGGCGTGCCGAAGGGCCGCCTTCTGGAAGGGCTGGAACCTGCCGTGGCAAGCGGCTTCCAACGATCCCTGAACTTGCTCGAGAAAGCCGGTGCACGCCTGATCGATCACGCAATCGACGACCTCGTCGATGCCATGATCGACGCCACCAAAGATGGCACCATAGCAGGCATCGAGGCAGCATCGGTTCATGCCGATTGGCTGGCCGATCCCAAGATCGCCGCGCAGGTCGAGCCGCGTGTCGCGGGACCGCTGGCGCGCCGCCTGTCGGTATCCGCCTCGGCCTACATCAGGCTCATCAAGCGACGCAACGAACTCGCCCGCGCCATGGATGCGCGGCTTGCGCCTCTCGATGTCCTGGCACTGCCGACGGTCCCGATTGTTGCGCCCGAAATCGCGCCGCTGGAAAACGACCGCGCGCTTCAGGATCGTGCGGACGGCCTTCTGCTGCGCAACCCGCAGGTCGCCAACCAGTTCGACCTGACATCGATTTCGCTGCCCATGCCCGGAATGAGCCTACCCGCCGGCCTGATGCTCTTCGCCCGCCACGGCCACGACCACCGCCTCCTCGCCATCGCGGCGACTGTGGAGGCAGTGCTGGGGTGA
- a CDS encoding Gfo/Idh/MocA family oxidoreductase codes for MVSGTKIESSSGPIRYGMVGGGQGAFIGGVHRIAARIDGEFVLVAGALSSNPERAKASGAELGLDPERNYGSFLEMAKAEAKRPDGIEAVAIVTPNHMHYPAAKAFLEAGIHVICDKPLTSTLADAKKLAALVEKSGKVFVLTHNYTGYPMIRQAREMIQKGQLGDIRVVQAEYPQDWLTEKAEDTGSKQAAWRVDPKQSGVGGSTGDIGTHAYNLARFVTGLELDSLSADLDAFVKGRVLDDNAHVMLRFKSGAKGMIWASQVAPGNENGLKLRVYGTKGGIEWVQADPNYLWFTPFGEPKRLITRGGAGAGPAAARVSRVPPGHPEGYLEGFATIYAEAARAIRAARKKNGKPAKDVVYPTVQDGVEGVAFVEACVKSSKKNAAWTKL; via the coding sequence ATGGTCAGCGGCACAAAGATTGAATCAAGCTCAGGACCGATCCGCTACGGCATGGTCGGTGGCGGGCAGGGCGCCTTCATCGGCGGCGTGCACCGTATCGCGGCGCGCATCGATGGCGAGTTCGTGCTGGTTGCCGGCGCGCTATCGTCCAACCCCGAGAGAGCAAAGGCATCTGGCGCCGAACTCGGCCTCGATCCCGAGCGGAATTATGGCTCGTTCCTGGAAATGGCCAAGGCTGAGGCCAAGCGCCCGGACGGCATCGAGGCAGTCGCGATCGTCACGCCGAACCATATGCACTATCCGGCCGCGAAGGCGTTCCTCGAAGCCGGCATCCATGTCATCTGTGACAAGCCGCTAACCTCGACACTGGCTGATGCAAAAAAGCTTGCAGCATTGGTCGAAAAGTCCGGCAAGGTTTTCGTGCTGACCCACAATTACACCGGCTACCCGATGATCCGGCAGGCCCGCGAGATGATCCAGAAGGGCCAGCTTGGTGATATACGCGTGGTGCAGGCCGAGTATCCGCAGGACTGGCTGACCGAAAAGGCGGAGGACACGGGCTCCAAGCAGGCTGCTTGGCGGGTCGACCCGAAACAGTCCGGCGTCGGCGGCTCTACCGGCGATATCGGCACCCATGCCTACAACCTCGCCCGCTTCGTCACCGGGCTGGAACTCGACAGCCTGTCAGCCGATCTCGATGCTTTCGTGAAGGGACGCGTGCTCGACGACAACGCCCATGTCATGCTGCGCTTCAAGAGCGGTGCGAAAGGCATGATCTGGGCGAGCCAGGTCGCGCCCGGCAACGAGAACGGGCTGAAGCTGCGCGTCTACGGCACCAAGGGCGGCATCGAATGGGTGCAGGCCGATCCCAACTATCTCTGGTTCACGCCCTTCGGCGAGCCGAAGCGGCTGATTACGCGCGGTGGCGCCGGGGCCGGCCCTGCTGCGGCCCGCGTCAGCCGCGTGCCGCCCGGCCATCCCGAAGGTTATCTCGAAGGCTTTGCCACCATATATGCCGAAGCCGCCCGCGCCATTCGCGCCGCGCGCAAGAAGAACGGCAAGCCGGCGAAGGATGTCGTCTACCCGACGGTGCAGGACGGCGTGGAAGGCGTTGCCTTCGTCGAGGCTTGCGTGAAATCGTCGAAGAAAAACGCGGCCTGGACAAAGCTGTAG
- a CDS encoding ABC transporter ATP-binding protein yields the protein MTQIELRGVQKFFGAVQVIKDLNLKIEDNEFIVLLGQSGCGKTTTLRAIAGLETIDEGDILIDGQAVQHLKCSDRDIAMVFQSFSLYPHMTVYENMAFPLRATHMSRSEVDKAVRGIAGVLRITNLLSRRPSALSGGDMQRVAIGRALVRRPKAMLMDEPIGALDAKLREEMRAEIKRLHLEQGSTTIYVTHDQVEAMSLADRIVIMHEGILQQVGTPSEVYSYPANLFVAQFVGSPVMNIAKAQVSEEGGSARVTVDGAEKGFAFPTELLGKIDRLKGANGSLALGIRPEGVMVEHQACEGFLPVEAQIIEPLGSYDIVDLKLGSQMLRARTRSGFVASAGDKVFARIDPTQAHFFDTKSGNSLGVRL from the coding sequence GTGACCCAGATCGAACTTCGCGGCGTCCAGAAATTCTTCGGCGCCGTTCAGGTCATCAAGGACCTCAACCTCAAGATCGAGGACAACGAATTCATCGTGCTGCTCGGCCAGTCCGGCTGCGGCAAGACGACGACCCTGCGCGCAATCGCCGGGCTGGAGACGATCGACGAGGGCGATATCCTCATAGACGGCCAGGCGGTCCAGCACCTGAAATGCTCCGACCGCGACATCGCCATGGTGTTCCAGTCCTTCTCGCTCTATCCGCACATGACGGTCTACGAGAACATGGCTTTCCCGCTGCGGGCGACACATATGAGCCGCAGCGAGGTCGACAAGGCGGTGCGCGGGATCGCCGGCGTGCTGCGCATCACCAACCTCCTGAGCCGCAGGCCCTCCGCCCTTTCCGGCGGCGACATGCAGCGCGTGGCGATCGGCCGTGCGCTGGTTCGACGGCCGAAAGCCATGCTGATGGACGAACCGATCGGCGCGCTCGACGCCAAGCTGCGCGAGGAGATGCGGGCCGAGATCAAGCGGCTGCATCTGGAGCAGGGCTCGACCACCATCTATGTCACCCACGACCAGGTCGAGGCGATGAGCCTCGCCGACCGCATCGTCATCATGCATGAAGGCATCCTCCAGCAGGTCGGCACGCCGTCGGAAGTTTACTCCTATCCGGCCAATCTCTTCGTCGCGCAATTCGTCGGCAGCCCGGTCATGAACATCGCCAAGGCCCAGGTCTCGGAGGAGGGGGGCTCGGCCCGCGTCACCGTCGATGGCGCCGAAAAGGGTTTTGCCTTCCCCACTGAGCTTCTCGGCAAGATCGACCGCCTCAAGGGCGCCAATGGCAGCCTCGCGCTCGGCATCCGCCCGGAAGGCGTCATGGTCGAGCATCAGGCGTGCGAAGGTTTCCTGCCGGTCGAGGCGCAGATCATCGAACCGCTCGGCTCCTATGACATCGTCGACCTGAAGCTCGGCTCGCAGATGCTGCGCGCCCGCACGCGCAGCGGCTTCGTCGCCAGCGCCGGTGACAAGGTCTTTGCCCGCATCGACCCGACCCAGGCGCATTTCTTCGACACCAAGAGCGGCAATTCGCTCGGAGTTCGGCTCTGA
- a CDS encoding sugar phosphate isomerase/epimerase — MATTLKGPGIFLAQFAGDAAPFNSLKSIAEWAAGLGYKGVQIPTWDGRLFDLKKAASSKTYCDEVKGTCAEAGVEITELSTHLQGQLVAVHPAYDSQFDGFAPATVHNNPKARQKWAVEQMKFGAKASKNLGLKASVSFTGALAFPYLYPWPQRPAGLIEEAFGELGKRWKPILDAYEDAGVDLCYEIHPGEDVFDGATFEMFLDAVGGHKRCNINYDPSHFLLQQLDYLAFIDIYHERIKAFHVKDAEFNPDGRQGVYSGYQGWVGRAGRFRSLGDGQVDFGGIFSKLAAYNYDSWAVLEWECCLKHPEVGAAEGAPFIDHHIIRVTEKAFDDFAGGATDKKLLRAMMGI; from the coding sequence ATGGCCACCACATTGAAAGGCCCGGGGATATTTCTGGCGCAGTTTGCGGGAGATGCGGCACCGTTCAATTCGCTGAAGAGCATTGCCGAGTGGGCTGCCGGTCTCGGCTACAAGGGCGTGCAGATACCGACTTGGGACGGACGGCTGTTCGACCTCAAGAAGGCGGCATCATCCAAGACATATTGCGACGAAGTGAAAGGCACCTGCGCCGAGGCGGGCGTCGAGATCACCGAACTGTCGACGCATCTGCAAGGCCAACTCGTGGCGGTGCACCCGGCTTACGACAGCCAGTTCGACGGCTTCGCTCCGGCAACGGTCCACAACAATCCCAAGGCGCGCCAGAAATGGGCGGTCGAGCAAATGAAGTTCGGGGCCAAGGCTTCGAAGAACCTAGGCCTCAAGGCGAGCGTTTCATTCACCGGTGCGCTGGCTTTCCCCTATCTTTATCCGTGGCCGCAGCGTCCCGCCGGCCTGATCGAGGAAGCCTTCGGCGAGTTGGGCAAGCGCTGGAAACCGATTCTCGACGCCTATGAGGATGCGGGTGTCGATCTCTGCTACGAGATCCACCCGGGCGAGGATGTCTTCGACGGTGCGACCTTCGAGATGTTCCTCGACGCGGTCGGCGGCCACAAGCGCTGCAACATCAACTACGATCCCTCGCATTTCCTGCTGCAGCAGCTCGATTACCTCGCCTTCATCGACATCTATCACGAGCGCATCAAGGCGTTTCATGTGAAGGACGCCGAGTTCAACCCGGACGGCCGCCAGGGCGTCTATTCCGGCTATCAGGGCTGGGTCGGCCGTGCCGGGCGCTTCCGCTCGCTGGGCGATGGCCAGGTCGATTTCGGCGGCATCTTCTCCAAACTCGCCGCTTATAATTATGACAGCTGGGCGGTTCTGGAGTGGGAATGCTGCCTGAAGCACCCGGAAGTGGGAGCTGCCGAAGGTGCCCCATTCATCGACCACCACATCATCCGCGTTACGGAAAAGGCGTTCGACGATTTCGCCGGCGGAGCGACCGACAAGAAACTGCTGCGGGCAATGATGGGCATTTGA